One genomic segment of Aquamicrobium lusatiense includes these proteins:
- a CDS encoding helix-turn-helix domain-containing protein — MQKPSGAPPIHYSGHQLHRVVEPSDHVAAPLRFRQRHIEALAGGAGQSVQVGLPRHIHTETELSQGRILVHTPRPGFYFGAYDLEYLQDNRLSVKETPSLFCGLMLSGAPSRLDISGHGSVEVRPGTPLIINFAEDAVCEGFCKAGTHCCGIGIRLTRDFFDSEFSPTAATALRSLRSFMEGGTAVRMIGGSTRLNAIADQTLSGPCEQTLQALYLEGLAFAFLAELSRLEAAETQAASTELKPHEYRRVRRVADFLDANLERSISLASLSRLAGVNATTLGRQFQTIHGETIFNYVRARRLERARSLLRNGEMPVSQVGYSVGFTSAAAFATAYRRKFGHPPSREVLSS; from the coding sequence ATGCAGAAGCCTTCCGGGGCGCCACCCATTCATTATTCCGGTCATCAGTTGCATCGGGTTGTCGAACCATCAGATCACGTTGCCGCTCCTCTGAGGTTCCGTCAGCGGCACATCGAGGCGCTGGCCGGGGGTGCCGGCCAGTCGGTGCAGGTCGGCCTGCCCCGTCATATCCACACTGAGACGGAGCTGTCGCAGGGACGTATCCTCGTCCATACCCCTCGGCCGGGCTTCTACTTCGGCGCCTATGATCTGGAATATCTGCAGGACAACCGGCTTTCGGTCAAAGAGACCCCATCTCTGTTCTGCGGGCTGATGCTCTCGGGCGCGCCATCCCGGCTTGACATTTCAGGTCACGGATCTGTCGAGGTAAGGCCCGGCACACCGCTGATCATCAACTTCGCGGAAGATGCCGTCTGCGAGGGATTTTGCAAGGCGGGAACGCATTGCTGCGGCATAGGAATAAGGCTGACACGCGATTTCTTCGACAGCGAGTTCTCGCCCACCGCCGCGACGGCCTTGCGATCGTTGCGCTCCTTCATGGAAGGCGGAACGGCGGTGCGCATGATCGGCGGCTCGACCCGTCTCAACGCCATTGCCGACCAGACGCTGAGCGGACCCTGTGAGCAGACCTTGCAGGCGCTCTATCTGGAAGGCCTGGCGTTTGCATTTCTGGCGGAACTTTCACGTCTTGAGGCGGCGGAGACGCAAGCCGCCTCCACGGAACTGAAGCCGCACGAATATCGCCGCGTTCGCCGTGTCGCCGATTTCCTGGATGCAAATCTCGAACGATCGATCAGCCTCGCGTCGCTCTCCCGCCTTGCCGGCGTCAATGCGACGACCCTGGGCCGCCAGTTCCAGACCATCCATGGCGAGACCATATTCAACTATGTGCGCGCGAGACGTCTTGAGCGGGCGCGTTCCCTGTTGAGAAACGGCGAAATGCCGGTGTCGCAGGTCGGCTACAGCGTCGGCTTCACCAGTGCGGCCGCCTTCGCCACCGCCTACCGGCGAAAGTTCGGCCACCCTCCGAGCCGCGAAGTGCTGTCTTCCTGA
- a CDS encoding TonB-dependent receptor, translated as MKTSQALAASLALSVTFAGMSGPAASQEDAGKSDEVTVLDTIVITGLKGTDAAKELPVSVSVILGNGQVSDAIDPGAAITRATPNVYFGGFAQPGVDFVSMRGIGPLGQPSNSLDNSVGFSTNGAATSAFGFPPSLLDIERIEVIRGPQGTLFGRNALGGVVNVVTRPADGERELKIRGEVGNDGHHLAEFTAGGWLQENVLAGRFVARLNGVSGTIPNVVVGGEEGDTRLAAARGTLSYTPTDDLRVNLILGFDTEQRHSNYNMLLETPNFPASGADIIPDNRRKRGEATLEIQRDLEAIRLTSLTNFQRIQLDGKVDTADDLVFQAVYGFTPPHGADISLSRDTDTIFSQEFRLSSLEGEPTKWVAGVNYFHSSYSSDRDQVSSYSPYSAGLFDTRIRSHTLAAFGDVTVPLTEAFNVSGGLRAAHDRQSLDSDYTGIGFPGTVGGYAQKSDISDTYLTGRVAVSYDWTPDVMTYASVSRGYASAGFERYTLNNAVGRDSLPFRPSTGWTYEAGAKADLLDNRLSVSGSVFFNDIRDGQLVGYDIASFPVTFQFVNQDYQTYGFEIEARAEILPDLHVGAGIGLTRSRLGDVTDTAAFGAQTGNRVPNSPDFTANLDVSYRFLENFYATAQYQYVGTRAMEIANTGTLPAYHMVNAKVGWNNADWEVYGFVNNLLDERPLNFGATYSPTAHSVAVGPGRTFGLGMSRSF; from the coding sequence ATGAAGACCTCGCAGGCACTTGCAGCGTCGCTGGCGCTATCCGTTACCTTCGCCGGCATGTCCGGCCCTGCCGCCTCGCAGGAGGATGCCGGGAAGAGCGACGAGGTGACGGTGCTCGACACGATCGTGATCACCGGCCTCAAGGGTACGGACGCGGCGAAGGAGCTGCCTGTCAGCGTTTCGGTCATTCTCGGAAACGGGCAGGTTTCCGATGCCATCGATCCCGGCGCAGCGATCACGCGTGCCACGCCCAACGTCTATTTCGGCGGCTTCGCGCAGCCGGGTGTCGACTTCGTGAGCATGCGCGGCATCGGCCCGCTCGGGCAGCCCTCAAACTCGCTCGACAACAGCGTGGGCTTTTCCACAAACGGTGCGGCGACGAGCGCGTTCGGCTTTCCGCCTTCGCTGCTCGACATCGAGCGCATCGAGGTGATCCGCGGACCGCAGGGCACGCTGTTCGGCCGCAATGCGCTGGGCGGCGTCGTCAATGTCGTAACCCGCCCGGCAGACGGGGAGCGGGAACTGAAGATCAGGGGCGAGGTGGGCAATGACGGACACCACCTTGCCGAGTTCACCGCCGGCGGCTGGCTTCAGGAAAACGTTCTCGCCGGTCGTTTCGTTGCGCGGCTGAACGGTGTTTCGGGCACCATTCCCAATGTCGTCGTTGGCGGCGAGGAAGGTGACACGCGGCTGGCGGCCGCGCGCGGCACGCTGAGCTACACGCCAACCGACGACCTGCGGGTAAATCTGATCCTCGGCTTCGATACAGAACAGCGTCACAGCAACTACAACATGTTGCTGGAGACACCGAATTTCCCCGCAAGCGGCGCCGACATCATTCCCGACAATCGCCGCAAGCGCGGCGAAGCCACGCTGGAGATCCAGCGCGATCTGGAGGCCATCAGGCTGACGTCGCTGACCAATTTCCAGCGTATCCAGCTCGATGGCAAGGTCGACACCGCCGACGATCTCGTATTCCAGGCCGTGTATGGCTTCACGCCGCCACACGGGGCGGACATCTCCCTGTCGCGCGACACCGATACCATATTCAGCCAGGAGTTCCGCCTTTCCTCCCTCGAGGGCGAGCCGACGAAATGGGTCGCCGGTGTCAACTATTTCCATTCGTCCTACAGCTCGGACCGCGATCAGGTCTCGTCCTACAGCCCTTATTCCGCAGGTCTTTTCGACACCCGCATCCGGTCGCATACGCTGGCTGCGTTCGGCGATGTCACGGTTCCGCTGACGGAGGCGTTCAACGTCAGCGGCGGCCTGCGCGCGGCTCACGACAGGCAATCCCTCGACAGCGACTATACCGGCATCGGGTTCCCGGGCACGGTGGGTGGTTACGCTCAGAAATCCGACATATCCGATACATATCTCACCGGACGTGTTGCGGTGAGCTACGACTGGACGCCGGATGTGATGACATATGCATCGGTGTCGCGCGGCTACGCCTCGGCCGGCTTCGAGCGGTACACACTCAACAATGCGGTCGGGCGCGATTCGCTGCCGTTCCGCCCGTCGACGGGCTGGACCTACGAGGCCGGTGCAAAGGCGGATCTGCTCGACAACCGGCTTTCCGTCAGCGGCAGCGTCTTTTTCAACGACATCCGCGATGGCCAGCTCGTCGGCTACGACATTGCAAGCTTTCCGGTGACCTTCCAGTTTGTCAATCAGGACTACCAGACCTATGGCTTCGAGATCGAGGCGCGCGCCGAGATCTTGCCGGATCTGCATGTCGGGGCCGGCATCGGCCTGACGCGCTCGCGTCTGGGCGATGTGACCGACACCGCCGCCTTTGGCGCTCAGACCGGCAACCGCGTGCCCAACAGCCCCGATTTCACCGCGAACCTCGACGTAAGCTACCGCTTCCTGGAGAATTTCTACGCGACCGCGCAATATCAGTATGTCGGAACGCGCGCGATGGAGATCGCCAATACCGGCACGCTCCCTGCCTATCACATGGTGAATGCCAAGGTCGGCTGGAACAATGCCGACTGGGAGGTCTATGGCTTCGTCAACAACCTGCTGGACGAGCGCCCGCTCAATTTCGGCGCGACCTACAGCCCGACCGCTCACTCGGTTGCCGTGGGCCCCGGCCGCACTTTCGGGCTCGGCATGTCCCGCAGCTTCTGA
- a CDS encoding sigma-70 family RNA polymerase sigma factor — protein sequence MVRSFQSFLNDIFRSYHAEAVRFAARLVGGRDNGEEVVQDAWVSLAVRGGATPIEHPKTYFFTATRNAAIAFTAREQREWSRRVDFDALTESELADETLARYEQTRQLAKLAVFLNELPPACRKAFIMNKFEGYSHPEIASRLGISVSMVEKHVVRALLHCRALMRVHAGD from the coding sequence ATGGTCCGTTCATTCCAGAGTTTTCTGAACGATATCTTCCGGAGCTACCACGCCGAAGCCGTACGCTTTGCTGCTCGATTGGTCGGTGGCCGTGACAATGGCGAGGAGGTCGTACAGGACGCATGGGTCAGCCTCGCCGTTCGCGGTGGCGCAACCCCGATCGAGCACCCGAAGACTTACTTCTTCACGGCCACCCGCAATGCGGCAATCGCATTCACGGCACGCGAACAGCGTGAATGGTCTCGTCGCGTTGATTTCGACGCATTGACTGAGTCCGAGTTGGCAGATGAGACTCTGGCGCGCTACGAACAGACCCGGCAATTGGCCAAGCTGGCTGTCTTTCTCAACGAACTGCCGCCCGCCTGCCGCAAGGCGTTCATCATGAACAAGTTCGAAGGCTATTCTCACCCGGAGATCGCCTCAAGGCTTGGCATCTCCGTCAGCATGGTCGAGAAACATGTGGTCCGTGCGCTTCTCCACTGCCGTGCCCTCATGAGGGTGCATGCCGGCGATTGA
- a CDS encoding FecR family protein, producing MRWIARLNSGTATKADRQQWDAWRAASILHEQAAVEAESLWADISQLHVDSATGLIRPGSKPRTLSRRAMMTGGVVAAAGIAGGGMWRAGTFTRLFADHVTSVAATEMIELPDGSKVTLGARSALDTFFSPRSRGISLLQGQAFLEVAQAPSLPFEVKVGDVSIRAHGAVFDVARDIPNGVTEVAVAADTVKVLAPSAASINLHEGEIVAVDGAGHIGPVRHQNVADTGAWRQGIYRANARTLAEVVAALSPWYGGSIVIAGGDLRALRVDAVLDLRDPRSSLDALQGGLPIRVRHLANFLTVISSV from the coding sequence ATGCGGTGGATCGCGCGGCTGAATTCTGGCACAGCCACTAAAGCAGACCGGCAGCAGTGGGATGCATGGCGTGCGGCTAGCATCCTCCACGAACAGGCGGCCGTCGAAGCCGAGAGCCTGTGGGCAGATATCTCCCAACTGCATGTCGATTCCGCAACCGGCCTCATCAGGCCGGGCAGCAAGCCGCGTACTCTGTCCCGAAGAGCCATGATGACAGGTGGCGTCGTCGCGGCGGCTGGTATAGCCGGTGGAGGTATGTGGCGCGCCGGCACCTTTACGCGCCTGTTTGCCGACCATGTCACTTCCGTCGCAGCGACTGAAATGATCGAACTTCCGGATGGTTCGAAAGTTACGCTCGGCGCCCGCTCGGCGCTCGACACTTTCTTTAGCCCGCGTTCCCGTGGCATCTCGCTTCTTCAGGGGCAGGCATTTCTGGAGGTCGCCCAGGCGCCGTCTCTTCCTTTCGAGGTCAAGGTAGGAGATGTATCCATCCGGGCGCATGGTGCTGTGTTCGACGTCGCTCGCGATATTCCCAACGGCGTGACGGAAGTTGCCGTCGCAGCCGACACAGTAAAAGTGCTCGCGCCTTCTGCCGCCTCGATCAATCTGCATGAGGGCGAGATTGTTGCCGTGGATGGGGCAGGTCACATCGGCCCCGTTCGCCACCAGAATGTAGCCGACACCGGCGCTTGGCGGCAGGGCATTTACCGCGCCAACGCGCGGACGCTGGCCGAGGTCGTTGCGGCCCTGTCGCCATGGTATGGCGGCAGCATCGTCATTGCCGGTGGTGACCTGCGGGCACTGCGCGTCGATGCGGTGCTCGACCTGCGCGATCCGCGTAGCTCCCTGGATGCCTTGCAAGGCGGCTTGCCAATCCGCGTTCGCCATCTCGCAAATTTTCTTACCGTGATTTCAAGCGTTTGA
- a CDS encoding TonB-dependent receptor translates to MVRNTTRVHLLKALLIASTAIIPVASVSVAQAQTAARLQPASFDIPAQSLSDSLAAFARATGLRIVYPAELAQGKSAPAVQGALTQSQALERLLSGSGLAWRLTGGNAVTIYYKSSSAAGAAPVDADGSLVLDTITVAGGSRGFSSDTPYETAGSSAYISGEQMEQRRGTSTGDFLQGIPGVMTGENRNSGAIDVNIRGMQGMNRVPVVVDGASNEVVLYKGYAGVASASYVDPDMISSVAIEKGPSSSADANGAIGGVVRMSTIGVDDVVLPSKSFGIRLKGGFNSNSSSAPAVGTFGGLRLPGAGFSTVGVYANDQLPSSFGGPEGMDRPGFLKPTSGSGSIAAGFRSDHVDVVAAYSRRRNGNYHAGTHGDGQPEPWFIADCAGALASGSCYNPRAGWTAVGIDGLNRYRAGEEVLNTSFDNTSYLLKGTFRADGGHRLDLGFTRFESDFGQMMPSQITRGEGSYQNYLSTAELDTYTAKYAFNPDDDDLVDLKISVGLTNLASVDRTSSSVGYYIANNQRDSHRWTASVDNTSRFDTLFGPVSMNYGVSYAHEKLSELTSYDGVSYADRLGRSGTRQEINGFGSAEWKPYDWLTLNGSLRYSNFKTRDNNRRYLETQIISYFDENGTTVTFYGSRRQYERAGGTGTFIRTDNILIYEDPFAQNGSGFAPILSATVEPWKGVQFYAKYAEALRGPSLWEATTGDSSTGLRSFDVIDPEHARNWEFGLNVLRDDLFLAGDAFRFKAAYFNNNIENYITRFDDAARLYRLGNLDNARMRGIEISGEYDTGKYFVSAAWNHYLETEFCHREDTALTASQPRCTSGGMDESYAGAHIPPKDTVSLTAGVRLLDRRLTLGGRLTHVGERASTQVTGMTVEWTPYTLADLFASYKINENFQIDAAIDNLTDVYYMDALTLGMMPSPGRTFRLNMTAKF, encoded by the coding sequence ATGGTGAGAAATACCACGCGTGTACATTTGTTGAAGGCGCTGCTGATCGCATCGACTGCGATCATTCCGGTAGCATCCGTGTCCGTCGCTCAGGCGCAGACGGCGGCAAGACTGCAACCCGCCTCGTTCGATATCCCCGCCCAATCGCTTTCAGATTCACTTGCTGCTTTCGCGCGCGCCACGGGGCTGCGCATCGTCTATCCCGCGGAACTGGCACAGGGTAAATCTGCCCCGGCAGTGCAGGGGGCTCTCACGCAGAGCCAGGCGCTGGAACGGCTCCTTTCGGGCAGCGGCCTCGCGTGGCGCTTGACGGGCGGCAATGCCGTTACGATCTACTACAAATCCTCAAGCGCTGCCGGTGCGGCTCCGGTGGATGCTGACGGTTCGCTGGTGCTCGATACGATCACTGTTGCGGGTGGAAGCAGAGGTTTCTCGTCCGATACGCCTTATGAGACGGCAGGTTCAAGCGCGTACATTTCGGGAGAGCAGATGGAGCAGCGCCGGGGCACCTCTACCGGCGATTTCCTTCAGGGAATCCCCGGCGTGATGACAGGCGAAAACCGCAACAGCGGCGCTATAGACGTCAATATTCGCGGCATGCAGGGCATGAACCGTGTGCCGGTGGTCGTCGACGGCGCATCCAACGAGGTGGTGCTGTACAAGGGCTATGCCGGGGTGGCGAGCGCCAGCTACGTCGATCCCGACATGATCTCGAGCGTCGCCATCGAGAAAGGCCCGAGTTCGTCGGCCGATGCGAATGGCGCCATCGGCGGCGTCGTGCGCATGAGCACGATCGGCGTCGACGACGTGGTGCTGCCTAGCAAGAGTTTCGGTATCCGCCTCAAAGGCGGCTTCAATTCCAACAGTTCGAGCGCTCCGGCGGTGGGCACGTTCGGCGGCTTGCGGCTTCCGGGCGCCGGTTTCAGCACGGTCGGCGTCTATGCCAACGACCAGCTGCCGTCCTCGTTCGGTGGGCCAGAGGGCATGGATCGCCCCGGCTTCCTGAAGCCGACGAGCGGCAGTGGCAGCATCGCGGCCGGCTTCCGCTCGGACCATGTCGATGTGGTCGCCGCCTATTCCAGGCGCCGGAACGGCAATTACCATGCGGGCACCCATGGCGACGGCCAGCCAGAGCCGTGGTTCATAGCCGACTGCGCCGGCGCGTTGGCCTCCGGCAGTTGCTACAATCCCCGCGCGGGATGGACTGCGGTGGGGATCGACGGCCTCAACCGCTACCGGGCCGGCGAGGAAGTGCTGAATACCTCTTTCGACAACACGTCCTACCTGCTTAAAGGGACGTTCAGGGCGGATGGCGGCCACAGACTCGATCTCGGCTTCACGCGGTTTGAGTCCGATTTCGGCCAGATGATGCCGTCGCAGATCACACGTGGCGAAGGCTCATACCAGAACTACCTCTCCACGGCTGAACTGGACACTTACACCGCCAAATACGCCTTCAACCCGGATGATGACGATCTTGTTGACCTGAAGATCTCTGTCGGCTTGACGAACCTTGCAAGCGTTGATCGAACCTCCAGCAGCGTTGGCTACTACATTGCGAACAATCAACGGGATTCGCATCGCTGGACGGCGAGCGTCGACAACACCTCCCGTTTCGATACGCTGTTCGGCCCTGTCTCCATGAATTACGGAGTGTCGTATGCTCATGAGAAGCTTTCGGAGCTGACGAGCTATGACGGCGTGAGCTATGCCGACAGGCTAGGCCGGAGCGGGACGCGTCAGGAGATCAACGGCTTCGGGAGCGCCGAATGGAAGCCCTATGACTGGCTCACCCTGAACGGAAGCCTGCGCTACTCCAACTTCAAGACGCGCGATAACAACCGGCGTTATCTAGAAACGCAGATCATCAGCTATTTCGACGAGAATGGCACGACCGTCACGTTCTACGGTTCGAGAAGACAATATGAGCGCGCCGGTGGAACGGGCACGTTCATCCGCACAGACAATATCCTGATCTATGAAGACCCGTTCGCCCAGAACGGGTCCGGCTTCGCTCCCATCCTCAGCGCGACCGTTGAGCCATGGAAGGGCGTTCAGTTCTATGCCAAATATGCCGAGGCGCTACGTGGGCCGAGCTTGTGGGAGGCGACGACCGGGGACTCGTCCACCGGGCTGCGTTCGTTCGATGTCATCGACCCGGAGCACGCCAGGAATTGGGAATTCGGACTGAATGTCCTTCGTGACGATCTCTTCCTCGCCGGTGATGCGTTCCGGTTCAAAGCCGCCTATTTCAACAACAATATCGAGAATTATATTACCCGCTTCGACGATGCGGCGCGCCTTTACCGGCTTGGCAATCTCGACAATGCCAGAATGCGCGGGATCGAAATCAGCGGCGAATACGATACCGGAAAATACTTCGTCAGTGCTGCCTGGAACCACTATCTGGAAACGGAATTCTGCCACAGGGAGGATACCGCTCTCACCGCCAGCCAGCCGCGCTGCACCTCCGGTGGAATGGATGAAAGCTATGCCGGCGCGCACATTCCGCCGAAGGATACGGTTTCGCTGACGGCCGGTGTCCGTCTTCTCGATCGACGGCTTACCCTTGGCGGCCGCCTGACGCATGTCGGCGAGCGGGCTTCGACCCAGGTGACGGGAATGACCGTCGAATGGACCCCCTATACGCTGGCCGACCTGTTCGCGAGCTACAAGATCAACGAGAATTTCCAGATCGACGCGGCGATCGATAACCTTACCGACGTCTATTACATGGATGCACTCACACTTGGCATGATGCCATCACCTGGTCGCACCTTCCGACTGAACATGACGGCGAAATTCTGA